A window of the Cellvibrio sp. pealriver genome harbors these coding sequences:
- a CDS encoding TIGR01777 family oxidoreductase — protein MNVAENVLITGGSGFIGRHLSSFLSESGYCVWVLTRNPEKARKVLGKTVHIIGSLDEALDVRFSAVINLAGESLASRRWSESSKKAFRESRIAFTERLYQFFERTGRFPDVLLNASAVGFYGNRYDQLIDETASKGGDFAAQLCADWELAARQFERHNVRVCYVRLGVVLESDGGALKQMLPAFRLGLGGRLGDGQHYMPWIHRLDVLRLFLFLLRNDRAFGAINAVAPEAVNNIHFTKALADCLRRPALLPMPGFVLRLLLGEMADALLLSSQRAMPAAALSLGFEFDFPQLHQAFSAIFKK, from the coding sequence ATGAATGTGGCGGAAAATGTATTAATAACAGGCGGCTCGGGATTTATAGGCCGTCATCTCAGTTCATTTTTGTCGGAGAGTGGCTACTGTGTTTGGGTGTTGACGCGCAATCCTGAAAAGGCCAGGAAGGTATTAGGCAAAACAGTGCATATTATTGGTTCGCTGGATGAGGCGCTGGATGTCCGTTTTTCAGCGGTTATCAATCTCGCTGGAGAGTCACTTGCTTCCAGGCGTTGGAGCGAGTCGTCCAAAAAGGCTTTCCGGGAAAGTCGAATTGCCTTTACCGAGCGTCTTTACCAGTTTTTTGAGCGTACCGGGCGATTTCCTGATGTGTTGCTAAATGCGAGTGCAGTTGGTTTTTACGGCAATCGTTACGATCAATTGATTGATGAAACTGCAAGTAAAGGTGGTGATTTCGCAGCGCAATTGTGTGCTGATTGGGAACTGGCTGCCAGACAATTTGAGCGGCACAATGTAAGGGTGTGTTACGTGCGTCTGGGTGTGGTATTGGAGAGCGATGGCGGTGCGCTTAAGCAAATGTTGCCCGCATTCCGTTTAGGGCTTGGTGGGCGTTTGGGGGATGGTCAGCATTACATGCCCTGGATTCATCGGCTGGATGTATTGCGCTTATTTCTTTTTTTGCTCCGCAACGACCGCGCTTTCGGTGCAATCAATGCAGTAGCACCAGAGGCAGTAAATAATATTCATTTCACCAAAGCACTGGCTGACTGTCTGCGCCGCCCAGCGTTGTTGCCTATGCCAGGATTTGTGCTGCGCTTATTGTTGGGTGAAATGGCGGATGCTTTGTTGTTATCGAGCCAGCGAGCTATGCCAGCTGCCGCGCTGTCATTGGGTTTTGAGTTTGATTTTCCGCAGCTTCATCAAGCATTTTCTGCGATTTTTAAAAAATAA
- a CDS encoding Hsp20 family protein, translated as MRNFDFTPLYRSAIGFDRMANLLDSLSRAEQNQPSYPPYNIELTGEDKYRITMAVAGFDQSELTIEVNQNHLTVSANKTADEQQRTYLHQGIAARSFERRFQLADHVQVKSANYENGLLHIDLQRVIPESMKPRTIPIGVQTTEKLTVVPSSVPSNVDAA; from the coding sequence ATGCGTAATTTTGATTTCACACCCCTTTATCGTTCTGCAATCGGTTTTGATCGCATGGCAAATTTGTTAGATAGCTTGTCGCGTGCAGAGCAAAATCAACCCAGCTATCCCCCTTACAATATTGAATTGACTGGCGAGGATAAATACCGAATCACTATGGCCGTAGCAGGTTTTGATCAATCGGAATTAACGATTGAAGTTAATCAAAATCATTTGACTGTTTCTGCTAATAAAACTGCAGATGAGCAACAGCGCACTTACTTGCATCAGGGAATTGCTGCGCGTAGTTTCGAGCGGCGCTTCCAGCTGGCCGACCATGTTCAGGTGAAATCAGCCAATTATGAAAATGGTTTGTTGCATATTGATCTGCAGCGAGTTATCCCTGAGTCTATGAAGCCGCGCACTATTCCAATTGGAGTGCAAACAACCGAGAAATTGACCGTTGTGCCTTCAAGTGTGCCTTCAAATGTTGATGCAGCGTAA
- a CDS encoding IS3 family transposase (programmed frameshift) yields the protein MNPVIKRTQRDYSLAFKLALVDQIEKGEMTYKQAQSRYGIQGRSTVLCWLRKHGQLDWSLGLPAKGLLMSDNPRPQTPEQRIKELEQQLALTQQKADFFEAVVDVLKRDYGVSVGKKAARNIIQTKTLAGLSVVRGCQLLGISRQAWYQQCKRVRQREVHTQILLDAVQRERALQPCIGTRKLQRLLQQSALVVGRDRLFALLREHRLLVPTKRAYHKTTHSHHRFRKHPNLLKPGEHQVIPQRPEHVWVADITYLPVHQGEAYLSLVTDAYSRKIVGHCVHDNLKAESVIGAYKQALQQRRSGDELIHHSDRGIQYCSAQYQKLHYQYGVHCSMTDGYDCYQNALAERVNGILKSEFLIRKPRDLAEAKVMVAESIRIYNERRPHLSLEYKTPDEVHRAFG from the exons ATGAATCCCGTTATTAAACGCACCCAGCGTGATTACTCTCTCGCCTTTAAATTGGCTCTTGTCGATCAAATCGAAAAAGGAGAGATGACTTATAAACAAGCCCAGTCTCGCTACGGTATACAAGGCAGATCTACAGTCTTGTGTTGGCTGCGCAAGCATGGTCAACTGGATTGGTCATTAGGTTTACCAGCAAAAGGCCTCCTCATGTCCGATAATCCTCGCCCTCAAACGCCAGAACAGCGCATCAAAGAACTGGAACAGCAGCTCGCTCTAACCCAACAAAAAGCGGATTTTTTCGAAGCGGTGGTTGATGTACTCAAGCGCGACTATGGAGTCAGCGTGG GTAAAAAAGCCGCACGGAACATCATCCAAACGAAAACGTTAGCGGGTTTATCCGTTGTCCGTGGTTGCCAGCTACTCGGCATCAGTCGGCAAGCCTGGTATCAACAATGTAAGCGGGTGCGACAACGAGAAGTGCACACGCAGATACTCCTTGATGCGGTGCAGCGTGAACGTGCATTACAACCCTGCATCGGAACGCGCAAACTACAGCGCTTGTTACAACAATCCGCATTGGTTGTGGGGCGAGATCGACTGTTTGCTTTGCTGCGCGAACATCGCCTGCTGGTTCCCACCAAGCGGGCTTATCACAAAACAACGCACAGCCATCATCGCTTTCGCAAACATCCCAATCTTCTGAAGCCTGGTGAACATCAAGTGATTCCGCAACGACCAGAACATGTTTGGGTGGCTGACATTACCTATTTACCCGTGCATCAGGGCGAGGCCTATTTGAGTTTGGTGACCGATGCCTATTCGCGCAAGATTGTGGGGCATTGCGTCCATGACAATCTGAAGGCTGAGTCAGTAATCGGTGCGTATAAACAAGCACTACAGCAGCGACGCAGTGGTGATGAGCTCATCCACCATTCAGATCGGGGTATTCAGTATTGTTCAGCGCAATACCAGAAATTGCATTATCAATACGGTGTTCATTGTTCGATGACGGATGGTTACGACTGCTATCAAAATGCGCTGGCAGAGCGTGTGAATGGTATTTTGAAAAGTGAGTTTTTGATAAGGAAACCCAGGGATCTTGCAGAAGCAAAAGTGATGGTGGCCGAGTCGATTCGGATCTACAACGAACGTCGTCCGCATCTATCCCTAGAATACAAAACGCCCGATGAGGTGCATCGGGCGTTTGGATAA
- a CDS encoding GlxA family transcriptional regulator has translation MNTNPEIRIHFLLCERMLATSSTLPMEMLLAAESAVYTMLPIDQRRHLDIKTIALTNDPISTRTGIRWQPDQSIAERPASDLIYIPGLWRNPRPVVQQHSETLRWLREQYQNGAIISAVGTGCCFLAEAGLLDNKAATTHWHYFDQFQKDYPQVQLKRQYFITQAGNLYCAASVNSLADLTVHFIQRFFGKTIASHVERHFSHEIRKAYESSGFFEAVENAHPDEEITQIQIWLQDNYFRDIVFPPIAERFGMSVRTFNRRFKNALGKTPLDYLQEIRINIAKDLLKTSNLSINEIADKIGYQDTAYFSTLFKRKLAITPNAYRETVRAKLFRT, from the coding sequence ATGAATACCAATCCCGAAATCCGCATTCATTTTTTATTATGTGAGAGGATGCTCGCCACCAGTAGCACGCTTCCCATGGAAATGCTGCTCGCAGCTGAAAGCGCTGTTTATACAATGCTACCAATTGACCAACGACGACATTTGGATATCAAGACCATTGCATTGACTAATGACCCGATTAGCACCCGCACAGGTATTCGCTGGCAACCGGATCAATCTATTGCCGAGCGCCCCGCCAGTGACCTGATTTACATACCAGGGCTCTGGCGCAACCCTCGCCCTGTTGTTCAGCAACATAGCGAAACCCTGCGATGGCTTAGAGAACAGTATCAAAACGGCGCAATTATCAGCGCGGTGGGGACAGGCTGTTGCTTTCTGGCAGAAGCAGGATTGCTGGACAACAAAGCAGCAACCACACACTGGCATTACTTTGATCAATTCCAAAAAGACTACCCGCAGGTGCAATTAAAACGGCAATATTTTATTACCCAGGCAGGCAACCTTTACTGCGCAGCCAGTGTCAATTCACTTGCAGATTTAACTGTCCATTTCATCCAGCGTTTTTTTGGGAAAACAATTGCCAGCCATGTTGAACGGCACTTCTCGCATGAAATCCGAAAAGCATATGAAAGCAGCGGCTTTTTTGAAGCGGTAGAAAATGCCCATCCTGACGAGGAGATTACGCAAATACAAATCTGGCTGCAGGATAATTATTTTCGTGACATTGTGTTTCCACCCATTGCCGAACGCTTCGGCATGAGCGTACGAACATTCAACCGGCGATTTAAAAATGCCTTAGGAAAAACGCCGCTGGATTATTTACAGGAAATTCGTATCAACATCGCAAAGGATTTATTAAAAACCAGCAACCTCTCAATCAATGAAATTGCCGATAAAATCGGATACCAAGATACCGCTTACTTCTCAACTTTATTCAAAAGAAAACTAGCGATTACACCCAATGCTTACCGGGAAACTGTCAGGGCAAAATTATTCCGGACATAA